TCGACTGGCGAACCCCCGGGTCGTCGTCAATGATAAGCGCGGACCAGGTTGTATCCATCTTTAGTGACTCCAATCCGCCGTAACTCCCAGCCTTGTCGGCGGGTCGATCGGATTGCGACTCCTTCTGATCTTCATACTCTTGCGAGCGACCACGAGAGACGCAAGGAGCGTACCGGATGAGCGGCTTTTCGCGATCCACATCCGCATTTGGCCACTAGTTCGCAGAAACCGAATACCTGGTGCCGGATTGTGGAGATTTTCGGCCGCCAACCAGTGGCATCGACCTTGCTCAGATACCTACCCGAGGCAAGGAACGTGGAAGCCGCACAACTTACAGCACAGATGACGCCCTGCTCGGAGCCGCTGCCCGACCTGGAGGTTCCGATGATTAACGCGATCGTGGCCTGTCTGGGCAGCGAACACAGAAAGTTAAACAGTCTTGTCACCCGGTTGGCGCTTATGGCGACAAGACCCGTCGATAGTGCGAATGCGGCTGCGGCAAACCGGGATACCCTGCAAATCTGGGAGGAGATGCGGCGCACTCTCTGGTCGCATCTGCAAATCGAAGATGAGTTGCTGTACTCGTGGGGCGTAAGCCATCACGCAGTTTCCGGCTCGCTACTCACCGCGTTGAATGACGAGCGAGAGAAGCTGCGCAAGCTGCTCACGGATCTGCCGTCGGGATCGAGTGACGCCGAGGAGGAACCACAAATTCTTACAAACCACCGGGCGACATTGCTGGCTTTGACGGCAATCCTCGACTCGCATGTCGAACGCTATGACGACGATGTGCTTCCGGCGATTCGCCGCGCACTTTTTCGCCACTAGAATTCGTCCCCTCGCCCTGCTCAGAGCCGTTTCTTCTCGTGACCTTGGCGAAGCAACCTGGTGGTCGCGTATGACCACCTTACAAATCGCCGATCCTGGTCAAATTCGACTTTTCCGAACATTCATAGAAGATCAGTACCGATTGGTTCAGCTGAGTAGGTCATGGTGGTTTGGCCTTCCCCAATCCGCCTGAGTTTACTCGACAAACCGATCGGAACTCTGCGCGGCATTCGCCGAGATGATAAAGTCGTCCTAGTACGGAAGAATCGTGCTCCGAGAAGCGAGGCGGGCCGGTCTCTTTCGGACGGCGTTCAAGTTCTTGCCATCAGGCTCGCGTCTTCGCCGGAGAGGTGAATTTTGGACAAACCCCACATCGACAAACTATTTCATGCCCAGACCAAGGCTTACGAAGACAAACGTTTTTTAGAAAGCAAGGATGCGCGCGCTTTGCGCATCCTGGCCGAGTACCTAGAGCCGCTGTCGCGTTTCAAACGCCACGGGGTGCAAGACACCATCGTGTTCATGGGCTCAGCGCGAATCTTGTCACGCGAGGCGGCCGAGGCGGCGTTGTCGGCGGCCGAGCGGGCGGGGAGTGGCGTGGCTGCGGCACGTGCCGCACTGGAGCTATCGACCTATTACGAGGCCGCGCGTGAACTCGCCGGTCGACTGACCAGCTGGTCTAAGAAGCTCGACCACGATAAGCGCCGCTTTGTCGTCTGTACCGGCGGGGGGCCCGGCATCATGGAG
The nucleotide sequence above comes from Candidatus Binataceae bacterium. Encoded proteins:
- a CDS encoding hemerythrin domain-containing protein, with product MEAAQLTAQMTPCSEPLPDLEVPMINAIVACLGSEHRKLNSLVTRLALMATRPVDSANAAAANRDTLQIWEEMRRTLWSHLQIEDELLYSWGVSHHAVSGSLLTALNDEREKLRKLLTDLPSGSSDAEEEPQILTNHRATLLALTAILDSHVERYDDDVLPAIRRALFRH